The following coding sequences lie in one Aspergillus puulaauensis MK2 DNA, chromosome 3, nearly complete sequence genomic window:
- a CDS encoding lysozyme (CAZy:GH24;~COG:S;~EggNog:ENOG410PQ8V;~InterPro:IPR034690,IPR033907,IPR023346,IPR002196;~PFAM:PF00959;~SECRETED:SignalP(1-21);~go_function: GO:0003796 - lysozyme activity [Evidence IEA];~go_process: GO:0009253 - peptidoglycan catabolic process [Evidence IEA];~go_process: GO:0016998 - cell wall macromolecule catabolic process [Evidence IEA];~go_process: GO:0019835 - cytolysis [Evidence IEA]), whose protein sequence is MVFSTTKLLALAATIPTLALAACPGPDVNKDTLDLMKSYEGWEADVYDDGYGNPTVGYGHLCDDSKCSDVKYDIPLSKSDGLKLFADDITSYQNGVASALKSSVKLNDNQYGALVSWCFNVGAGAVQSSNLVERLNAGESPNTVAEEELPKWKLSNGEVSEGLLKRRKAEVKLFQTSSKTSALPADC, encoded by the exons atggtcttctcaaccaccaagctcctcgccctggccGCGACCATTCCCACTCTGGCCCTGGCCGCCTGCCCCGGCCCCGACGTCAACAAGGACACTCTGGACCTGATGAAGTCCTACGAAGGCTGGGAAGCTGATGTCTACGATGACGGCTACGGAAACCCTACCGTCGGATACGGACACCTCTGCGATGACTCCAAGTGCTCCGATGTCAAATACGACATCCCTCTGAGCAAGAGCGATGGACTCAAGCTCTTCGCGGATGATATTACT TCCTACCAAAACGGCGTCGCATCCGCCCTAAAGAGCTCCGTCAAGCTAAACGACAACCAATACGGCGCGCTCGTGTCGTGGTGCTTCAACgtgggcgccggcgccgtgCAATCCAGCAACCTCGTCGAGCGGTTGAATGCAGGCGAGAGCCCGAATAccgtggccgaggaggagctgccCAAGTGGAAGCTCTCGAACGGGGAGGTGTCAGAGGGCCTGCTGAAGAGACGTAAGGCCGAGGTGAAGCTTTTCCAGACGAGTTCGAAGACTTCGGCTTTGCCTGCGGACTGCTAG